The sequence gtgtaccctgcaaaacacatggcaactcgggtaaaaaacAGAGTTGCCACCTtcttataaagcacactaggggcagttgccatgtgcacTGCAAAACACATGACAACTAGCAGTTTGGGTATGAGGAGACGAGAccggcgtgtgggcgagatggtaaatacccacacactagcccttgtgcgtgcgtgcaaagtggcgtgtgggcgaactgcatctcgcccacacaccagcccctcccgTGTGGTGAAACGGCTGTGTGGGCGGCCGGGTGAACGCCCACACAACAGgccagtcctacgtggcactagAAACATGCCATGATTCAGACCATATATATTTTATTTTATCATTTCCGAAAGAAATACTCCCATTTTCTTATCCAATACCGCCGTCTTCTTGCTCCTTCCCTTCTCCTCCTAGATGCTCTGCGTGTCTGCCGCCGCCGGCCGGCGTGACCTTGCCGCGACAACCTGCAACATGGGACGCCTGTAGGAGCTGTCTGTCCCATCCCATCCTGttcaccaccaccaccccctgacCGGTTATTGCGCTACCGCAGCGGCGGCAACTAGCACCAGGCGTACGGCCGGTGCGGGGCGCCGATGGTAGGACGCGGAGGCGGGCGCGCACCCTCTGGCTCCTCGCCGGCTGCGGTTCCGTTCCACTCGATTCGCGTTTCATCCAAGGCGCCGGTGCCTGCGCCTGCTCGCGCTCACTCCAGCGCCATCGACCGCCCCCATAGCCTAGGAGCTCGGGCAGAAGCTCTTGGTTTCCTCGAGCGGCAGCGCGGAGACCTGATTCCGGTGCgggcgtgcggcggcgcggcggtggaATGTTCCACGGCAGACGTGCACATTGAAATTACAAGGGGCAACGGTATCTCCAAACAGCGAAAATACAAGGGAAagttacatactccctccgtaaactaatataagagcgtttagaatactaaaatccGGGTCGCATGTTTTTTTCAAGTTGCCAAACGTATGATTTAGGTCCGCAGTTTAATCCGGTAGAGAAATACACAGATAGAGGATAGAATTGAAACAATAGCTTGAACTAGCAAGAATGTTAGCATTGCTATGCTAAAATGAAATCACACCGAAATCCTCCCCTGGGAGTACCCAAAAAGCCAGGTCATGCAGCTGTATAGGCTTTCCCGGAAGGCCGCAGCTCGCCGCCATTGAGGAAGCCGGAGTACCAGCGGGCAGAGTTCCTCACGTACCTTGTCCTCCCCTTGATGTTCATGTCGACGCCACACAGACCGAAACGCGAACGGTAGCCGAAGAGGAACTCGAAAACGTCGAGGAAAGACCACACGAAGTATCCCCGCGCGTCCGATCCGTTCCTGCAACCAGTACACAGCCCTCTCCATATCAGAAGCTACTAGCATCCAGATTAGCTAGGAATCACTTGATTGTAGTTGAATTCCTTGTCTTGAACCCCAAAAGTTTCGATTGAATTTGTGCTAGTACATTATTTTTCTGAAACAGGATAAGTAAACACGATAATATATGTAGGAAGATGAAATAAACCTTATGGACAGATAGAGAACTTCCAGATAATCTTGCAGGAACTCTGATCTGTTGTCGTCCTCGTATACGATCTTTCCTGagattttggggggggggggggggggggggggggggggggggggtctgagtATCCTGAGTCATTAAAGAAAATATTGTACGTGTCGTTGATTTTGTTTTCCAGAGGTCAATATGTTTTGCTTAGTATTTACATCGTCAGCATCAGTGTGTAGGTTTTTTTTAGCATACCGTTTTCATGGATCAAGATTGGAGGATTTCCGTACTTGAGTTTCAGGTGGTCCAGTAGCTTCCCTAGAGCCCAAGGAGCATACTCAAGACCTCCCTGCATGTTATATCAATAAAATTTACACACCTTATGATTCAGAAAAGAAGGAAGAAAACTTCACAGATGTATATATACATACCGCTTGTATATCTTCGAATGGATCTGAATCCAGGCAAGAAGATGTTGCATTAATGATGATGCTAGCTCAAGTTCATTTGAGGAACATAGTTAGATTGGAATGACTAACAATTAATTTACTTACCTGCAATGGCAGATGCGTCAGCATAGTAGTCTCTCTGCTTCAGATTGAAAGCGCTGTCGTCGGCTCGTGCGCGAACAACGAGGTAGTGATTGAAGCCGATGAAGTCGAATGCTCCGCGCAATTTCTTAGACTGCTCTGCAGTTAAATTCGGCAACCGTGCTCCTGCCCTGCTCCTCATCACAGTAGGGTAGTCCCCATACACCAGAGGATGCATAAACCTGTGCAGAGAAGGCCTGAGTTGTTGCTGTTAGAATATAGAGTTGTAATCTCaacctccttccttctcttgtatTCTACCCAAACTCTTTCTGTCATAACCTTGTACGTCAAGCCAGGCTTCAGCCACGCATCAATATAAACTACCACGCGGCTTCCTTGATGGAGAAGGAACGCTTCATATctttcatggtaatcagagccacctCTTCTCATACATCTAGCCACAATCCAAAACCCTAGAAACCACACATCATCGTCTCCATGGCTTCCTCCGCCGGCGTCTCCCTCAACCTTGGATCGCCGCCGTCTGAGAAGCTCGCAAGAGGTAATTTCATCCTCTGGAAGACGCAGGTCCTCCCAGCCCTGCGAGGCGCGCAGGTGACGGGGCTCCTGGACAACACCGATGCCGCTCCACCCAAGATGGTGGAGATCACGAAGGCAGACAAGACCACGGCCCTAGAGCCGAATCCCCTATACGGACCCTGGATCGCCAAAGATCAGCAGGTTCTATCATACCTTCTCAATTCCATGTCTCCAGAAATTCTTGCACAAGTTGTTGGGAAAGATTCCACCTTTGAGCTCTGGACGACGGTGACAAATCTCTTCGCCTCACAATCTCAGTCTCGGATTACTAATCTGAGAATCGCCATCACCAATACCAAGAAGGGCTCGATGTCAAGCTCGGCGTATATGGCGAAGATGAAAAGTCTTGGGGATGAACTAGCTGCTGCAGGTCGTCCCGTATCTGATCCGGAGATGGTGGACTATATTCTGGCCGGACTGGACCGCGACTACGACCCCGTGGTGGCGGCGATCGGCGCTGTCAAAAACATCATCACAGCCGACGATCTTTTTGCCCAGATTGCTGCCTTTGATCAAAGGATGGAGATGCTAGGCGACTCATCTTCAGGCGGGTTCTATTCATCCGCTAATGCGGTCTACAGAGGCCGTGGCCAGTCCCGTGGCAGATCTCGCGGGCGTGGAGGAAGAGGCCGTGGCCGTGGTGATcgtggtgaccgcggtgaccgaCAGTCGTCTTCCTCCAATGGAGGCGGCGGATTCAGAGGCCGTCCtcgacagcaacagcaacagcaggctCGTGAGCAACAGCATGACTATCCAGAATGTCAGATATGCTACAGACACCATCTAGGAGGTGCACGAGTTTGCTGGTGGCGTTATGAAGAAAACGACCAGGAAGAAAAGCAAGCGCATGCAGCCTCCTATGACGTGGACACCAACTGGTACGCCGATAGTGCAGCAACAAACCACATCACAGGTGAACTTGACAAGTTGACGATGCGGGAGAAGTATAATGGAGGCGACCAAATTCGCACGGCAAGCGGTTCTGGTATGGATATCACACACATTGGCAGTTCAATTGTTAAAACCCCCGTGAAAAATTTACACTTGACCAATGTCTTGCATGTTCCTCAAACCTCTcaaaatcttgtttccgttcatCGATTCACTCTTGATAACAATGTTCTTATTGAGTTctatccttattttttcttggttaAGGACTTGAAAACAAGGAGAGTCATTCTTAGAGGACGGTGCGTGGGAGGACTCTACccactcatatcatcatcatcatcatcatcttcatggtccaataaacAAGCAAATATTGTCACCAAGCTATCTACATCAAGGTGGCATAGTCGTTTAGGTCATCCATCTTCAGTCATAGTTAGATAtgttcttagcaaaaataaactctcTTATGAGCCTAGTAGTGAGTTAGTTTGTGATCCGTGTCaacaagcaaaaagtcatcaattaccttacCCAATTTCTACTAGTGTGTCTACTGCCCCTTTACAACTTatcttttcagatgtatgggggccagctcctatttcagttggtagattttcctattatgtaagttttattgatgactatagtaaatttacttggatttatctGTTGAAAAAGCGATCTGATGTATTCCAAGTTTTCCTCaatttccaaaatcttgttgaacgcaaactgaactctaaaatcattgctatgcaaagtgactggggtggtgagtatgaaaaactaaattctttctttcaaaagcttggcatatcacaccatgtatcttgtcctcatgctcaccaacaaaatggatccgctgaaagaaagcaccgtcacatagttgaTATGGGGCTTGCCTTGTTAGCAAATGCTTCCATGCCGcttaaattttgggatgaagcattcttaactgctacatatctcatcaacttgcttccaagtaaagttatcaaatTTGAAACACCCATTACACGACTTCTTGGTGTCACACCCAACTATACATCTCTTCGTATTTTTGGTTGTGCCTGTTGGCCCAATCTTAGGCCTTACAACACACGCAAACTCGCTTTCCGCTCAAAACGGTGTGTCTTTTTAGGCTATAGCCCCATGCATAAAGGGGTTAAGTGCCTTGATGTTCCTACTGGTCGGGTGTATATATCCAGAGATGTTGTATTTGATGAGTCCGTGTTTCCCTTTGCATCCCTTCATCCTAATGCTGGTGCACTTCTCCGCaaagaaattcttcttcttccttcacatcTTCGGTCTTTTGATCATGGGGGCGACAACAATTGTACTAACCAATGTGATGATATTCCTGTTGGTACTAGTCTTTCTCTTATGCCTGTGCAGGTCCCTGGAGAAAACGGTGCTCAAAATGATCAAGATCTCGAAAATATGGCTGGTTTTAATCCTATATTTCatgttgaggaaggagacaaagcTGGCACAGATGACGAAGAAGATCTGGCGGCGCCTGCCACCCCTGCACGCGCGCAGATCTCGGATCACGCGACCGCATCCGCCTCGGATCAAGCCCCTGATGGCTCCAGTCCTGGATCCAGGGCGGGCCACTCTCGTGCTGCCGCGTCAGCTTCAGGCGGGACCAGCAGCGGGGCCGAATCCCCCTCGCCCCGCGCGCCAGCGTCAGACGGGACCAGCGGCGGGACCAGATCCTCTCCGCACCACGCGCGCCTCCAGTCGTGGTCGGGTGGCGGATCCTCTGCGCCAGTGCCTGCAGGAGGGGCAGCCACACCAGAAGCCACAGGATCCCCTGCGCATATGACGACAAATCAGTCCACTGCATCAGCAGATTCTCCTGGATCTTCTGTGGCAAGTATACCAGCGGTGCAGCGAGAGGTTTCTTCACGTGTTATGACTCGGCTACAGAAAGGTATACGGAATCCTAAAATTAGGAAAGATGGAACTATACCATATGGAATGTTGTGTATTTCAGGAGAACCAACATCGTTGAAGAATGCACTTGATGATCCTAAATGGAAAAAGGCAATGGATGAGGAGTATTCTGCGCTCATGAGGAATAAGACTTGGCATCTTGTACCAAATCagagaggtaaaaatattattgattgcaaatgggtgtatAGAATTAAGAAGAAGGCAGATGGCTCCGTTGACAGATATAAGGCACGTCTAGTTGCAAAGGGCTTTAAGCAACGTTATggcattgactatgaggacacctttagtcccgttgtgaaagctgcaactatcagacttgtgttagccattgctgtatccagaggatggagtttaaggcagctagatgtacagaatgcGTTTCTGCACGGTGTTCTAGAAGAGGAAGTGTttatgagacaaccacctgggtatgagAGTAAGAAATTGCCACAGTATGTCTGCAAGCTTGATAAAGCACTCTATGGTCTAAAGCAAGCACCCAGAGCATGGTATTCCAGATTGAGCTCACAGTTAAAATATCTTGGCTTTGTTGCTTCCAAGGCTGACACATCCttgtttatttataacaaggcaggagtagtcatttttgtgcttatatatgttgatgatatcatagttgcaagttcttcacaaaatgctacTAATGCTCTTTTGCATGATTTGAGCTCAGAGTTTGCCTTGAAGGACCTAGGTGATTTGCATTTCTTCTTGGGTATTGAAGTCAAGAAAACTCAAGATGGTATTGTGTTAAATCAGGAAAAATATATTCTTGAGCTTCTGTCTCGCATGGGGATGAAAAATTGCAAGCCAATGTCTACACCTTTATCCTCCTCAGAAAGTCTCTCAGCATATGAGGGTGAGCCACTTCAAGAGGAGGAGAGTACAAGGTATAGGAGTActgtgggagcactacaatatttaaCTCTCACACGTCCAGATATCTCATTTGCTGTCAACAAGGTTTGTCAATATCTTCATGCACCTACTTCTGCGCATTGGTCAGCTGTCAAGAGGATTGTGAGATATGTGAAACATACTATGGGAATAGGACTTCATTTCAAACGGTCTAATTCTTCTCTTGTGAGTGCATTCTCTGATGTTGACTGGGCAGGATGTAGTGATGACAGAAGATCAACTGGAGGTTTTGCAGTGTTCTTTGGATCTAATCTTATCTCCTGGAGTGCTAGAAAGCAAGCTACTGTGTCACGCTCAAGTACAGAAGCTGAATACAAGTCTTTGGCTAATGCAACTGCTGAGATCATTTGGGTTGAATCACTTCTTgaggaattgggaatcaagaagaatcgtatctcatgtttatggtgtgataatttaGGAGCAACATATCTGTCTGcaaatccagtgttccatgccaggacaaagcacatagaaattgattttcactttgtacgAGAAAGGGTTGCGGCAAGGAAACTTGAGATTCGATTTATTCCTTCTAAGGATCAAGTGGCTGACGGTTTTACAAAAGCACTACCAGCAAGACCATTTGAAGAATTCAAGAGTAATCTTAACTTAGGttagttgagattaagggagggtgttagaatatAGAGTTGTAATCTCAACCTCGTTCCTTCTCTTGTATTCTACCCAAACTCTTTCTGTCATAACCTTGTACGTCAAGCCAGGCTTCGGCCACGCATCAATATAAACTACCACGCGGCTCCCTCGATGGAGTAGGAACGCTTCATATCTTTCAGTTGCTGATTGCATCCACAGAATTATCAACTAAAATTCAATCCAAACAAAAGCCAAGTACTCACCATCCAATGTGGAAGTCGTTCATCCTCGTTGCAGCAGCTGCATCCTGCGATGAGTTGGTAGCAGGCTCATGCCACCAGCCCAAGAGAGTGATTCCTATCTGTCCTCTTTGAGTTGCCTACACAGTGAGCATTGCATCGCATGATCAGGTTAGGAAGATATTGATAAATGATGGTTTTGATATGGGACTTACCTGGTACTTGTCTCTATACAGGCGCACTGCCGAGGCATGTGCGAGCAGGAGGTGGTGGGCTGCTACATACGGCTCCGTCGTAGAATCCCCTCTGGTGCAGTTCTCGCCGAAGGGATGGGAGCAGCGCTGCGGTGGAAGCCGGCCGTTGTCGAAGCCTCCGATGGTCTCTATGTTGGGCTCATTGACGGTGACCCAGTGCTTCACCCTGTCCCCGAAGCTCTCGAAGCAGGCTTCGGCATATGCGGTGTAATCGTCTCTGCAACAAGACACATTCAGTTTTATGCAGAGCATCTGAGAACTCACATGAATCTTTTTTGCAGGTGTCAGAGATGGTGGCCGAAAGGTTGCAGCACTCACATGAATCTGGGGCTGAGCAGTCCGTTGTATTCGTCCTGAAGGGACTGAGGGAGGTCTAAATGGTAGATTGTGACATGAGGTTGTATGCCTGCAACACATGAACCAGCATGTTGGCTGGTAGAGATCAGAGCAGAGGACATGTCCATGCATGCATTTGTGATTTCTTATGCCACTAGTACAACATGTTTATGTCATGTTCAGGTAGAGAAACCAATCTTTACCGTGTCGTATCAGTTCGTCTATTAAGTTATTGTAGTACTCCAGGCCCTTCGGATTGATCTCTCCTCTTCCATCTATACACAGGTGGCATTCAGTATAAAAGAAATTCAGAGATGTATCACTGAACTGAACTACTGTATGGTTACCTGGAATAAGCCGGGGCCATGCAATGGAGAACCTGTACGCGTCTAAACCCATCTCATGCATAAGTTTTACATCGTCCTAATGTCAAAAATGAATTGAAATAGCTTGATTGGTTAGCATCTGCCTGTGTCCCATTTGTGTTTCTATTGTGAAGTACTAATTGGTAGTTGGCACTAGAGGTGCGCACTAACCTTGTAATGATGATACTGATCTGCTGAAACATCCGCGGTGGATTTGTTGTAAGAGTAACCTGCCATGCTCATCGATACAATAGTTTCAGAAATTATTAGATCCTGGAGGCCATCGCAAGATATGTTTTGCAGATGTTGAATTGTTAATGAATGTTTGACGCGGATGATGATGAGTAAATTTTTCCCCCAAAAGGGAAAATATCCTGGCCTTTGCATCATGTGATGCACACAGCCATTGGTGATGACGTGCAAGTAATACATATGGTAATCTGAATTGACCTTGATGGGTGAAGGTGTCCCAGATGCTTGGTTTCCTTCCATCTTCCTCAACAGCCCCTTCCACCTAAGGCATCAAAGTTCAAAAGGATATTCCTcaaaaaaagaagtaaaaaaggATTAATTCCTTGGCTGCATTATTTGTGTTTCCCATTTAACAGACACACTATTTCATTTATTTTGTCACGGGCCTCATAAAGTCATAATGCTGCCTGCCTTGTACTACCTCTCAGCTGTTCCACCTCCAAGAGAAATTGCTGAAGAGAGCCGACTCTGGACAAGCGAACTGCGAACGCCATCGATCGATCCAGGCTGAGCGGTAGGCTACTTCATCTTTGTTAGTCTACTTTGTTATTATGTTTGTTGTAGTTGGCTTGCTGCTACAGCATGTTGCTGATAGCTGAGATTTTCGTTCTTCTCCTTCCCCAGTAGCGTGGATCTCCCCTACCGCGTTCCGtcaagaaaaaagagaagaaagaggTAGGCAGCACCTGGTAGGCCGAGGTGCCTGCGCCGAAGACGAACCCCTCGGGGAAGTCATGGCGGGTGAGCGCGGAGGCGTGTCTCGGAACCAAGGCTGCGGCGGCgaagagggcggcggcgacggcaacgggGAAGGGAAAGATCATCGGCGTGAGCACCGCCATGGCGTTAGCGCCTCTGCACGGCTCTGTTGTTGAGGCGGCCTTGTTGGGCGAGCTGCCGAGTGAGCTAGAGTAGATACTATCTACTACTCGGCCACTCCTTCCTTTGTCTCCTCGCTTTCACGCGGACCACGCGGTTGGTGCATGCGGCGCTTTCGCGAGCCCTGTTCTCACTTCTCAGGTGGTCCAGTAGAGGCCAGCGAGCAGACAAAGGGATGGCACCGCTGCAGATGTTACACCAATAAGATGTACGCACCTTTTTTCTTCTTTAATTTACACCCCTTATGATTCAGTGAAGAAGGAAACGGTACCACTCTACTGGCGCCTGCTCAAGCTGTTGCCTCTTGCATGCATACGAGTACCTCTGAATGGATCGGATGAATCCAGGCAGCAAAACATTGcatgttttttcttttattttctttctttttggtgcaAGAAGAAGCAAAACATTGCATGTTATCGAGGCTGAACTGCATTAATGACGATGCATATTGACAACGGCAAATCTCTGTtcgatttttcttttcttttgagatCAAATCTCTTTcattcatatcatcttggtatatCTTGatatttacgaagtcatcgtaggagTACATGTTTGACAGCTACATGTTTCACGTAGAAATGTACAGATAGAGCAGCGAATATAAACAACAAAGTGGCACTGGCGCCATAGCCTGAACAACGACGAAAACCTGTGCAGGTCATGTTAAAATGGAATAACACCGAATCCTCCTCTGGCAGTGTCCAAGAAGCCCACAGGTCATGCGGCGACGTAGGCTTTCCCCGCCGGCCGCAGCTCGCCGCCTTTGAGGAAGCCGGAGTACCAGCGGCCAGAGTTCCTCACGTATCTTGTCCTCCCCTCGCCGTCCATGTCGACGCCGCACAGGCCGAAGCGCATCCGGTAGCCGAAGAGGAACTCGAACACGTCGAGGAAAGACCACACGAAGTATCCCCGCGCGTTTGATCCGTTCCTGCAACCAGTGTACACAGCCGCCCTCACTCTATCAGAAGCCAATTGGATTCCACGCATGTTTCTTGATCCCAAGAGTCTCGACTGAATTTGTGCTAAGATCCTCTTCCGGACATGGCTTCGGTTGGAGGTTCGACATTTCGTTCAGGATGCATACTAAAACACTACAGAGACAGAGAAAAATCACCTTATGGACAGATAGAGAACTTCCAGATAGTCTTGCAGGAACTCTGATCTGTCGTCGTCGTCGTACTCGACCTTCCGCGGGAGTTCGGAGGCGTCCGCGTATCCTGAAACATCAAACAAAAGATTTCCCATGCCGTTGATTTTGATTTTACAGAGGTCAGTGTATCTTGCATTTCAGCTCAAACCACCCTAACAGGTATTCATGGTGTCAGCTTATCTCCCGAAAGAAGGATAGCATATGCAGCgatcagttttttctttttctttttcagctTACCGTTTTCATGGATCATGACTGGTGGATTCCCGTACTTGAGCTTCAGGTGGTCCAGTAGCCTCCCTAGAGCCCAAGGAGCATACTCAAGGCGGCCCTGCATGTTATATCAATACAAATTACACACCTTTTATGGTTCAGAAGGAAAAGAAGAAAAGTTCAGTCATTTGAAATGAAACAGAGAAGGCTTGTGATTTATGTATAAATACCTCTTGGATATCGTCGAATGGATCTGAACCCAGGCAAGAAAATGGTGCATGTTAGTGAGGTGAGGTTGACTTGCATCAGTGATGACACATTTCTCAAACAAAGATAGATGGGAACATCTAATACGGAGTACTTGGTACTTACTTGCGATGGCGTATGCATCAGCATAGTAGTCCCTCTGCTTCATATTGAACGCGTTATCATGGGCTCGAGCCCGAACAACAAGGTAGTGATTGAAGCCGACGAAGTCAAATGATCCGGGCAATTTCTTCGACTGCTCCGCTGTAAAATCCGGCAACCGTGCGCCTACCCTGCTCCTCATCACAGCAGGGTAGTCCCCATACACCAAAGGATGCATAAACCTGTCCAGAGATGGCATGAATTCTTGCTGCTTGTATCCACAAAATTAGCATTGAAAATTCAATTATGATGCATTTCAACATTAACCAAGTACTAACCATCCAATGTGGAAGTCATTCATCCTCATTGCAGCAGCTGCATCCTCTGATGAATTGGTAGCTGGCTCATGCCACCAGCCCAGGAGAGTAATTCCTATCTGTCCTCTTTGAGTTGCCTATGGAGTGAGGATTGCATTGGATGGTCATGTTAATTTCTAGTATCAGTCAACTACTGCATCTATCTATTACTCAAGAACACTGATATGAGAGTTACCTGGTACTTGGCTCTATACAGGGACACTGCTGAGGCATGTGCAAGCAGGAGGTGGTGGGCGGCTATGTAGGGCTCCGTTGTAGAATCCCCCCAGGTGCAGTTCCCGAAGGGATGGGAGCAGCGCTGCGGCGGCAACACGCCACTGTCGAGGCCTCCTATGGTCTCTATGTTGGGCTCGTTGACGGTGACCCAGTGCTTCACCCTGTCCCCGAAGCTCTTGAAGCAGGCTTCGGCATACGCGGTGTAATCGTCTCTGCAACACAACACATTCAGTTTTATGCAGAGCATCTGAAAACTCTGGATCTTCGTCTTAATTCAGCCGCCTTAATTTGCGGGTGTCAGAGATGGTGGTCCAACGGTTGTTGCACTCACATGAATCTGGGGCTGAGCAGTCCGTTGTATTCGTCCTGAAGGGACTGAGGGAGATCGAAATGGTAGATTGTGACATGAGGTTCTATGCCTGCAACACATGCCAGAAGATATTGACTGGATTTCCCAAGGTTGCAACAAGGAAAAGAAAGGTTGCTACTACTGCAACATGTTTATGTCAGTTTTAGATAGGAGAGAAGTGCATATTCCAACCCTGAACTTTTGCCCTAGTCTAATTTACAACCCCGAATTTCAATACCGTCTAAATTACAACCCCCAACTCTGAAAACCGGCTAGGATTCAACCTCCCCTTtctgttgaccggttttgaccagtcaacaggtcCAGTCAGCATGCCACGTCAGCAAAATTGCAAAATTTCCAAGGAAAAAATCTCTAAAATCGAAGAAAATCCAGGAAAAGAAATAAGAAATCAAATTTCCGAAAAATAGGGAAAATAAAAAACCGAATTTCCAGAAAAACAATAATTTCCAGGAAAAACCCAAAAACTCAAATTCCCGAAAAATTATTTCcagaaaaaaaaaatcattttttaaattttcCCTAGCTTCTTTCGCGAacaattttttgggaattttgctTTTTTATATATTTTCCCCTTGATTTTTTCCTGATCTTATagatttttatttactttttcttgaaattttgaaaaaaatatctgACATGGCATGCTGATTGGACCCGTTGACTAGTCAAAACTGGTCACCCCTGATCAAAGCCGGTCAACAGGGAGGGGAGGGTTGAATCTTGACCGGTTTTGAGACTTGGGGGTTGTAATTTAGACGGTATTGAAGCTCGGGGTTGTAAATTAGATTAGGGCAAGAGTTCggggttgaaatatgcacttctctctttAGATAGAGAAATCAATCTTTACCATGACGTATCAATTCATCTATTAAGTTGTTGTAGTACTCCAAGCCTTTCGGATTGATCTCTCCTCTTCCATCTACATAAACGTGGCTTCGGTCAGTATCAACAAAATACAGAGGTGCACTactcaactactccctctgtcccaaaatataagaacgttttcaacactacactagtgtcaaaaatgttcttatattatgggaaggagggagtactatatggTAATCCCCTTTTCCATCTACACAGGTGGCATTCAGTATAAAAGAAAATTCAGAGATGTACTACTCAACTACTACATGGTTACCTGGTATAAGCCGGGGCCATGCGATGGAGAATCTGTACGCGTCTAAACCCATCTCATGCATAAGTTTTACATCATCCTAATGTCAAAAGAGAAATTTAAATTGTTTGATTAGTCAGCATTTGCCTGTGTCCCATTTGCGTTTTATTTTCAAGTAATTGGTGCTAGATCTTGAAAACAACCTTATAATGGTGATACTGATCTGCTGAGATATCTGCGGTAGATTTATCAAAGGAATAACCTGCCATGCTCATCAG comes from Triticum aestivum cultivar Chinese Spring chromosome 5B, IWGSC CS RefSeq v2.1, whole genome shotgun sequence and encodes:
- the LOC123112647 gene encoding beta-glucosidase 32 isoform X1 translates to MAVLTPMIFPFPVAVAAALFAAAALVPRHASALTRHDFPEGFVFGAGTSAYQVEGAVEEDGRKPSIWDTFTHQGYSYNKSTADVSADQYHHYKDDVKLMHEMGLDAYRFSIAWPRLIPDGRGEINPKGLEYYNNLIDELIRHGIQPHVTIYHLDLPQSLQDEYNGLLSPRFIDDYTAYAEACFESFGDRVKHWVTVNEPNIETIGGFDNGRLPPQRCSHPFGENCTRGDSTTEPYVAAHHLLLAHASAVRLYRDKYQATQRGQIGITLLGWWHEPATNSSQDAAAATRMNDFHIGWPSLHRFMHPLVYGDYPTVMRSRAGARLPNLTAEQSKKLRGAFDFIGFNHYLVVRARADDSAFNLKQRDYYADASAIADPFEDIQAGGLEYAPWALGKLLDHLKLKKDRIRGRQQIRVPARLSGSSLSVHKERIGRAGILRVVFPRRFRVPLRLPFAFRSVWRRHEHQGEDKVREELCPLVLRLPQWRRAAAFRESLYSCMTWLFGYSQGRISV
- the LOC123112647 gene encoding beta-glucosidase 32 isoform X3; amino-acid sequence: MAVLTPMIFPFPVAVAAALFAAAALVPRHASALTRHDFPEGFVFGAGTSAYQVEGAVEEDGRKPSIWDTFTHQGYSYNKSTADVSADQYHHYKDDVKLMHEMGLDAYRFSIAWPRLIPDGRGEINPKGLEYYNNLIDELIRHGIQPHVTIYHLDLPQSLQDEYNGLLSPRFIDDYTAYAEACFESFGDRVKHWVTVNEPNIETIGGFDNGRLPPQRCSHPFGENCTRGDSTTEPYVAAHHLLLAHASAVRLYRDKYQATQRGQIGITLLGWWHEPATNSSQDAAAATRMNDFHIGWFMHPLVYGDYPTVMRSRAGARLPNLTAEQSKKLRGAFDFIGFNHYLVVRARADDSAFNLKQRDYYADASAIADPFEDIQAGGLEYAPWALGKLLDHLKLKKDRIRGRQQIRVPARLSGSSLSVHKERIGRAGILRVVFPRRFRVPLRLPFAFRSVWRRHEHQGEDKVREELCPLVLRLPQWRRAAAFRESLYSCMTWLFGYSQGRISV
- the LOC123112647 gene encoding beta-glucosidase 32 isoform X5, encoding MAVLTPMIFPFPVAVAAALFAAAALVPRHASALTRHDFPEGFVFGAGTSAYQVEGAVEEDGRKPSIWDTFTHQGYSYNKSTADVSADQYHHYKDDVKLMHEMGLDAYRFSIAWPRLIPDGRGEINPKGLEYYNNLIDELIRHGIQPHVTIYHLDLPQSLQDEYNGLLSPRFIDDYTAYAEACFESFGDRVKHWVTVNEPNIETIGGFDNGRLPPQRCSHPFGENCTRGDSTTEPYVAAHHLLLAHASAVRLYRDKYQATQRGQIGITLLGWWHEPATNSSQDAAAATRMNDFHIGWPSLHRFMHPLVYGDYPTVMRSRAGARLPNLTAEQSKKLRGAFDFIGFNHYLVVRARADDSAFNLKQRDYYADASAIADPFEDIQAGGLEYAPWALGKLLDHLKLKNGSDARGYFVWSFLDVFEFLFGYRSRFGLCGVDMNIKGRTRYVRNSARWYSGFLNGGELRPSGKAYTAA
- the LOC123112647 gene encoding beta-glucosidase 32 isoform X2, producing MAVLTPMIFPFPVAVAAALFAAAALVPRHASALTRHDFPEGFVFGAGTSAYQVEGAVEEDGRKPSIWDTFTHQGYSYNKSTADVSADQYHHYKDDVKLMHEMGLDAYRFSIAWPRLIPDGRGEINPKGLEYYNNLIDELIRHGIQPHVTIYHLDLPQSLQDEYNGLLSPRFIDDYTAYAEACFESFGDRVKHWVTVNEPNIETIGGFDNGRLPPQRCSHPFGENCTRGDSTTEPYVAAHHLLLAHASAVRLYRDKYQATQRGQIGITLLGWWHEPATNSSQDAAAATRMNDFHIGWPSLHRFMHPLVYGDYPTVMRSRAGARLPNLTAEQSKKLRGAFDFIGFNHYLVVRARADDSAFNLKQRDYYADASAIADPFEDIQAGGLEYAPWALGKLLDHLKLKYGNPPILIHENGKIVYEDDNRSEFLQDYLEVLYLSIRNGSDARGYFVWSFLDVFEFLFGYRSRFGLCGVDMNIKGRTRYVRNSARWYSGFLNGGELRPSGKAYTAA